A single Parabacteroides timonensis DNA region contains:
- a CDS encoding aldo/keto reductase yields the protein MKYRKLRNLDVSAIGYGCMGMSHGYGPVPERKEAVRLIRYAYEQGCTFFDTAEGYAAGDNELLVGEAVRPFRDRIVVATKFGGPRVEGDRLVPIEYTPAEIKAHCEASLKRLGTDHIDLYYQHRVSRRVTPEEVAGCMGDLIREGKILAWGQSMPSVEEIRRAHAVTPLSAVQSEYSIMERSVEKDVLPVCEELGIGFVPFSPLASGFLSGKIDAGTRYEGDDVRRAITRFREDNIAANQPLLELLRRFAKEKDATPAQISLAWMLHKKGFIAPIPGSRKEERIRENLRAAEVVLSPAEFAQIEHELDKIEIHGNRTDEDIVFGLRGQCD from the coding sequence ATGAAATACAGAAAACTCAGAAATTTGGATGTGTCGGCCATCGGCTATGGCTGCATGGGAATGAGTCATGGATACGGGCCTGTACCCGAAAGAAAGGAAGCCGTCAGGCTGATACGGTATGCCTACGAGCAGGGATGCACGTTTTTCGACACGGCCGAAGGGTATGCTGCCGGTGACAATGAACTATTGGTAGGCGAAGCGGTACGTCCGTTCCGCGACCGCATCGTGGTCGCCACGAAATTCGGAGGTCCACGGGTAGAGGGAGACAGACTGGTGCCGATTGAATACACTCCTGCTGAAATAAAGGCGCATTGCGAGGCATCCTTGAAACGGCTGGGTACGGATCATATCGACCTGTACTACCAGCACCGGGTCAGCCGTCGGGTCACACCGGAAGAGGTGGCCGGTTGCATGGGGGATTTGATACGGGAAGGTAAGATACTGGCATGGGGACAATCCATGCCTTCCGTCGAAGAGATACGCCGCGCCCATGCCGTAACCCCTTTGTCTGCCGTACAGAGCGAATATTCCATCATGGAACGTTCGGTGGAGAAAGACGTTTTGCCTGTTTGCGAGGAACTGGGGATCGGTTTTGTTCCGTTCAGCCCGCTGGCAAGCGGCTTTCTGTCCGGTAAGATAGATGCCGGTACACGTTACGAGGGGGACGACGTGCGTAGAGCGATTACCCGCTTCAGAGAGGATAACATTGCAGCCAACCAGCCATTGTTGGAACTGTTACGCCGGTTTGCAAAGGAGAAAGATGCCACACCTGCCCAGATATCGCTGGCTTGGATGCTTCACAAGAAAGGCTTTATCGCTCCTATCCCGGGCTCGCGCAAGGAGGAACGCATACGGGAAAACCTCCGTGCCGCAGAAGTTGTGCTCTCACCGGCAGAGTTCGCACAGATAGAACACGAGCTGGACAAAATCGAGATTCATGGCAACCGGACCGACGAGGATATCGTGTTCGGACTAAGAGGACAGTGTGACTAA